CCGTATCGCGGCACCGGCAACCCACTCACGGTGGAAGAGATGGTGTTCGCCACACCGCAGGGTGAAATCGGCAAGAACTTCATCACAGCAAAAGGAGCGGGATTCACGGACTTTGCCTTGATTCCGCACGCGAACCACAAGGACCGCCCGGATGCTTCTTTCGCCAGCGCAGAAAAGTGGGCCGCGAAGCTCCCCGTTCCGGTGTACGCGATCGACGATCACACCGCCATTAAGGTGAAGGATGACACCGTCGAAGTCGTATCCGAGGGGCATTGGCGGCTGTTTACCCCGTGATCTCCGCTCTTGGCATCTGATCTCCGCTATGGCTATGGGTTGTACCTGGGTTATACGAAATCCAGCACATCGGCCACGGGACGGCGCGGCTTCTGCGTCCAATTTCCCGGAAGCTCAGTCCCAATGGACAACAGCAGGACCGGCACTTCATTCTCGGCCAGTGCGAACTCCCGGGCCACCGCTTCGGCATCGAAACCGATCATCGGCGTTGAACCCAGGCCAAGCGAGCGGGCCGCATAGATGATCGCCGTCGCGCCGATGGCCGCGGTGCGTACTGCCTCGTCACGCTGGCGCTGCGGGTAGTTCATATACAGATCACGTGCAGGGATTTCCCACTCCGGCACCATTGTTTCCGGCATGATGCCCGCTTCCACCACCGGCGCCAGGCGCTCCGGGATTACGCTGGAATCCGCCAGCTGGCCGCAGACGATGAAGGTAACGGCTGCATCCTTGATCGGGGGCTGATTCCAAGCGATCGGACTGAGCCGAGCCTTGGCTTCAGGTGTGCGAACCGCGATGAACCGCCAGTTCTGCATGTGGAACGATGTCGGCGCGCTCGTGCCGATTCGCACCAGTTCGCGGATCTGGTCGTCGCTCAAGGTGCAGGCAGGGTCGTAGTACTTGGTGGCCCTGCGACTCAAAATACATTCG
This genomic window from Terriglobus albidus contains:
- a CDS encoding nitroreductase family protein, which translates into the protein MTNTVIECILSRRATKYYDPACTLSDDQIRELVRIGTSAPTSFHMQNWRFIAVRTPEAKARLSPIAWNQPPIKDAAVTFIVCGQLADSSVIPERLAPVVEAGIMPETMVPEWEIPARDLYMNYPQRQRDEAVRTAAIGATAIIYAARSLGLGSTPMIGFDAEAVAREFALAENEVPVLLLSIGTELPGNWTQKPRRPVADVLDFV